A region of Vanessa cardui chromosome 1, ilVanCard2.1, whole genome shotgun sequence DNA encodes the following proteins:
- the LOC124533317 gene encoding long-chain-fatty-acid--CoA ligase ACSBG2 isoform X3 — protein sequence MQNGIDHQKYLNGPDQIIPCDNYISCTPGGYVKIRMGSRGPAAEPPVSVPGLLNRIVARYPNDTALATKRDGKWHKTTYKQYQERVRTIAKGFLKLGLERFHSVCILGFNSEQWYIADLAAIHAGGYAAGIYTTNSAEACFHCLETSRANICAVQDKKQLDKILSIQSRLKHLKAIVQWEGPVDTSIPGVYSWEQVMEMGSKEPDTQLNNILKSISVNECCTLVYTSGTVGQPKAVMLSHDNLTWDAYTISERVGDLRPTYDCLVSFLPLSHVAAQVVDIYTTLTNAVTVYFAQPDALKGSLVETLKEVRPTRFLAVPRVWEKMHEKIMAVGASSGAMKRYIATWAKDKGTQHHLARINGALSAGMSGLPIDFSLAEMIKYWQDGSSCGYKMAKSLVFSKVRDNLGLDRCTTFVTAAAPLSPEIKKFFLSLDIPIMDAFGMSEAAGAHTLSIYPKFKLDSSGEILEGTETKFDGSTSINGPGEIFMRGRHVFMGYLNDEEKTRATIDDEGWLHSGDVGRLDSNNLLYITGRIKELLITAGGENIAPVLIEQTVQSELLHVGYAVLIGDKRKFLSILLTLKAKVNSNTGDALDELDTETRKWVANLGSKATTISEIVRTKDPLVYKAIEDGIARANKHAISNAQKIQKFAILPADFSLNSGELGPTLKIKRNVVYEKYKDIIEGFYKE from the exons ATGCAGAACGGAATCgatcatcaaaaatatttaaatg gACCAGACCAGATCATACCATGTGATAATTACATAAGCTGCACACCCGGAGGATATGTTAAAATCCGCATGGGATCACGTGGACCGGCTGCAGAACCTCCAGTTTCAGTTCCTGGTCTCCTAAACAGAATCGTCGCTCGGTACCCTAACGACACTGCCTTAGCTACTAAAAGAGATGGAAAATGGCATAAAACCACTTACAA GCAATATCAGGAGCGCGTCCGTACGATTGCAAAGGGCTTCTTGAAATTGGGTCTAGAAAGATTTCACTCAGTCTGCATTTTAGGCTTTAACTCGGAGCAGTGGTATATCGCTGATCTTGCTGCCATACACGCAGG agGATATGCCGCTGGTATTTATACGACAAATTCCGCTGAAGCTTGTTTCCATTGCTTGGAAACATCACGGGCGAACATCTGCGCGGTACAGGATAAGAAGCAGttggataaaatattatcaatacaaaGTCGTTTGAAACATCTTAAAGCGATCGTGCAATGGGAAGGGCCAGTGGACACATCTATTCCTGGAGTTTACAGC TGGGAACAAGTAATGGAAATGGGTTCTAAAGAGCCGGACACGCAACTCAACAATATATTGAAATCTATTTCTGTAAACGAATGCTGCACACTCGTTTACAct TCTGGAACAGTGGGTCAACCAAAGGCCGTAATGCTCTCTCACGACAACCTCACGTGGGACGCGTACACAATATCGGAAAGAGTTGGCGACTTGAGGCCGACTTACGACTGTCTTGTTTCCTTCTTACCTCTCAGTCACGTCGCTGCAcag GTGGTGGACATCTATACGACACTGACAAATGCGGTGACTGTGTATTTCGCACAACCAGATGCCTTGAAGGGAAGTCTCGTTGAGACGTTGAAAGAAGTTCGGCCGACGAG ATTCTTAGCGGTGCCGAGAGTATGGGAAAAAATGCACGAGAAGATTATGGCAGTGGGAGCATCCAGCGGCGCCATGAAGCGTTACATTGCCACCTGGGCCAAAGACAAAGGAACTCAACATCATTTAGCGAGAATCAACgg CGCCCTATCAGCTGGGATGTCAGGTCTGCCGATAGACTTCAGTCTCGCCGAAATGATTAAGTATTG GCAAGACGGCAGCTCGTGCGGATACAAAATGGCAAAGTCATTGGTGTTCAGCAAAGTGCGCGATAACCTCGGACTGGACCGCTGTACCACCTTCGTGACGGCAGCCGCGCCCCTTTCTCCCGAAATCAAAAAGTTCTTCTTGTCTCTGGATATACCGATCATGGATGCATTCGGCATGAGTGAAGCCGCTGGTGCCCATACCCTCAGCATATACCCCAA atTTAAACTGGACTCGTCGGGAGAAATCCTCGAAGGCACCGAAACTAAATTCGACGGTTCGACGAGCATCAACGGTCCCGGCGAAATCTTCATGCGCGGCCGGCACGTGTTCATGGGCTACCTCAACGACGAGGAGAAGACTCGCGCCACCATCGACGACGAGGGCTGGCTGCACTCGGGAGACGTGGGCAGACTAGACAGCAATAACTTGCTATACATCACTGGCAGGATAAAG GAATTATTGATAACAGCGGGAGGTGAGAACATCGCACCGGTTCTGATTGAGCAAACCGTACAATCCGAACTCTTACACGTCGGATACGCTGTCCTTATCGGAGACAAACGAAAATTCCTCTCCATTTTACTGACACTAAAG GCGAAAGTGAACAGTAACACCGGCGACGCACTCGATGAATTGGACACAGAGACAAGAAAATGGGTGGCGAATCTCGGCAGCAAGGCCACCACAATTAGCGAGATTGTCCGTACCAAAGATCCACTT GTATATAAGGCTATAGAAGACGGTATTGCACGCGCAAACAAGCATGCTATTTCGAATGCGCAAAAGATCCAGAAGTTTGCTATCCTCCCCGCCGATTTCTCTTTGAATTCCGGAGAGTTGG GACCAACGTTAAAGATCAAAAGAAATGTTGTATACGAAAAGTACAAGGACATCATAGAAGGATTCTACAAGGAATAA
- the LOC124533317 gene encoding very long-chain-fatty-acid--CoA ligase bubblegum isoform X1, translating into MDADSEQKNDTIPVAPTEICVENGEDIVKVSNMQNGIDHQKYLNGPDQIIPCDNYISCTPGGYVKIRMGSRGPAAEPPVSVPGLLNRIVARYPNDTALATKRDGKWHKTTYKQYQERVRTIAKGFLKLGLERFHSVCILGFNSEQWYIADLAAIHAGGYAAGIYTTNSAEACFHCLETSRANICAVQDKKQLDKILSIQSRLKHLKAIVQWEGPVDTSIPGVYSWEQVMEMGSKEPDTQLNNILKSISVNECCTLVYTSGTVGQPKAVMLSHDNLTWDAYTISERVGDLRPTYDCLVSFLPLSHVAAQVVDIYTTLTNAVTVYFAQPDALKGSLVETLKEVRPTRFLAVPRVWEKMHEKIMAVGASSGAMKRYIATWAKDKGTQHHLARINGALSAGMSGLPIDFSLAEMIKYWQDGSSCGYKMAKSLVFSKVRDNLGLDRCTTFVTAAAPLSPEIKKFFLSLDIPIMDAFGMSEAAGAHTLSIYPKFKLDSSGEILEGTETKFDGSTSINGPGEIFMRGRHVFMGYLNDEEKTRATIDDEGWLHSGDVGRLDSNNLLYITGRIKELLITAGGENIAPVLIEQTVQSELLHVGYAVLIGDKRKFLSILLTLKAKVNSNTGDALDELDTETRKWVANLGSKATTISEIVRTKDPLVYKAIEDGIARANKHAISNAQKIQKFAILPADFSLNSGELGPTLKIKRNVVYEKYKDIIEGFYKE; encoded by the exons GTCGCACCAACTGAGATCTGTGTTGAAAACGGCGAAGACATTGTTAAAGTGAGCAATATGCAGAACGGAATCgatcatcaaaaatatttaaatg gACCAGACCAGATCATACCATGTGATAATTACATAAGCTGCACACCCGGAGGATATGTTAAAATCCGCATGGGATCACGTGGACCGGCTGCAGAACCTCCAGTTTCAGTTCCTGGTCTCCTAAACAGAATCGTCGCTCGGTACCCTAACGACACTGCCTTAGCTACTAAAAGAGATGGAAAATGGCATAAAACCACTTACAA GCAATATCAGGAGCGCGTCCGTACGATTGCAAAGGGCTTCTTGAAATTGGGTCTAGAAAGATTTCACTCAGTCTGCATTTTAGGCTTTAACTCGGAGCAGTGGTATATCGCTGATCTTGCTGCCATACACGCAGG agGATATGCCGCTGGTATTTATACGACAAATTCCGCTGAAGCTTGTTTCCATTGCTTGGAAACATCACGGGCGAACATCTGCGCGGTACAGGATAAGAAGCAGttggataaaatattatcaatacaaaGTCGTTTGAAACATCTTAAAGCGATCGTGCAATGGGAAGGGCCAGTGGACACATCTATTCCTGGAGTTTACAGC TGGGAACAAGTAATGGAAATGGGTTCTAAAGAGCCGGACACGCAACTCAACAATATATTGAAATCTATTTCTGTAAACGAATGCTGCACACTCGTTTACAct TCTGGAACAGTGGGTCAACCAAAGGCCGTAATGCTCTCTCACGACAACCTCACGTGGGACGCGTACACAATATCGGAAAGAGTTGGCGACTTGAGGCCGACTTACGACTGTCTTGTTTCCTTCTTACCTCTCAGTCACGTCGCTGCAcag GTGGTGGACATCTATACGACACTGACAAATGCGGTGACTGTGTATTTCGCACAACCAGATGCCTTGAAGGGAAGTCTCGTTGAGACGTTGAAAGAAGTTCGGCCGACGAG ATTCTTAGCGGTGCCGAGAGTATGGGAAAAAATGCACGAGAAGATTATGGCAGTGGGAGCATCCAGCGGCGCCATGAAGCGTTACATTGCCACCTGGGCCAAAGACAAAGGAACTCAACATCATTTAGCGAGAATCAACgg CGCCCTATCAGCTGGGATGTCAGGTCTGCCGATAGACTTCAGTCTCGCCGAAATGATTAAGTATTG GCAAGACGGCAGCTCGTGCGGATACAAAATGGCAAAGTCATTGGTGTTCAGCAAAGTGCGCGATAACCTCGGACTGGACCGCTGTACCACCTTCGTGACGGCAGCCGCGCCCCTTTCTCCCGAAATCAAAAAGTTCTTCTTGTCTCTGGATATACCGATCATGGATGCATTCGGCATGAGTGAAGCCGCTGGTGCCCATACCCTCAGCATATACCCCAA atTTAAACTGGACTCGTCGGGAGAAATCCTCGAAGGCACCGAAACTAAATTCGACGGTTCGACGAGCATCAACGGTCCCGGCGAAATCTTCATGCGCGGCCGGCACGTGTTCATGGGCTACCTCAACGACGAGGAGAAGACTCGCGCCACCATCGACGACGAGGGCTGGCTGCACTCGGGAGACGTGGGCAGACTAGACAGCAATAACTTGCTATACATCACTGGCAGGATAAAG GAATTATTGATAACAGCGGGAGGTGAGAACATCGCACCGGTTCTGATTGAGCAAACCGTACAATCCGAACTCTTACACGTCGGATACGCTGTCCTTATCGGAGACAAACGAAAATTCCTCTCCATTTTACTGACACTAAAG GCGAAAGTGAACAGTAACACCGGCGACGCACTCGATGAATTGGACACAGAGACAAGAAAATGGGTGGCGAATCTCGGCAGCAAGGCCACCACAATTAGCGAGATTGTCCGTACCAAAGATCCACTT GTATATAAGGCTATAGAAGACGGTATTGCACGCGCAAACAAGCATGCTATTTCGAATGCGCAAAAGATCCAGAAGTTTGCTATCCTCCCCGCCGATTTCTCTTTGAATTCCGGAGAGTTGG GACCAACGTTAAAGATCAAAAGAAATGTTGTATACGAAAAGTACAAGGACATCATAGAAGGATTCTACAAGGAATAA
- the LOC124533317 gene encoding long-chain-fatty-acid--CoA ligase ACSBG2 isoform X2 — protein sequence MDADSEQKNDTIPVAPTEICVENGEDIVKVSNMQNGIDHQKYLNGPDQIIPCDNYISCTPGGYVKIRMGSRGPAAEPPVSVPGLLNRIVARYPNDTALATKRDGKWHKTTYKQYQERVRTIAKGFLKLGLERFHSVCILGFNSEQWYIADLAAIHAGGYAAGIYTTNSAEACFHCLETSRANICAVQDKKQLDKILSIQSRLKHLKAIVQWEGPVDTSIPGVYSWEQVMEMGSKEPDTQLNNILKSISVNECCTLVYTSGTVGQPKAVMLSHDNLTWDAYTISERVGDLRPTYDCLVSFLPLSHVAAQVVDIYTTLTNAVTVYFAQPDALKGSLVETLKEVRPTRFLAVPRVWEKMHEKIMAVGASSGAMKRYIATWAKDKGTQHHLARINGQDGSSCGYKMAKSLVFSKVRDNLGLDRCTTFVTAAAPLSPEIKKFFLSLDIPIMDAFGMSEAAGAHTLSIYPKFKLDSSGEILEGTETKFDGSTSINGPGEIFMRGRHVFMGYLNDEEKTRATIDDEGWLHSGDVGRLDSNNLLYITGRIKELLITAGGENIAPVLIEQTVQSELLHVGYAVLIGDKRKFLSILLTLKAKVNSNTGDALDELDTETRKWVANLGSKATTISEIVRTKDPLVYKAIEDGIARANKHAISNAQKIQKFAILPADFSLNSGELGPTLKIKRNVVYEKYKDIIEGFYKE from the exons GTCGCACCAACTGAGATCTGTGTTGAAAACGGCGAAGACATTGTTAAAGTGAGCAATATGCAGAACGGAATCgatcatcaaaaatatttaaatg gACCAGACCAGATCATACCATGTGATAATTACATAAGCTGCACACCCGGAGGATATGTTAAAATCCGCATGGGATCACGTGGACCGGCTGCAGAACCTCCAGTTTCAGTTCCTGGTCTCCTAAACAGAATCGTCGCTCGGTACCCTAACGACACTGCCTTAGCTACTAAAAGAGATGGAAAATGGCATAAAACCACTTACAA GCAATATCAGGAGCGCGTCCGTACGATTGCAAAGGGCTTCTTGAAATTGGGTCTAGAAAGATTTCACTCAGTCTGCATTTTAGGCTTTAACTCGGAGCAGTGGTATATCGCTGATCTTGCTGCCATACACGCAGG agGATATGCCGCTGGTATTTATACGACAAATTCCGCTGAAGCTTGTTTCCATTGCTTGGAAACATCACGGGCGAACATCTGCGCGGTACAGGATAAGAAGCAGttggataaaatattatcaatacaaaGTCGTTTGAAACATCTTAAAGCGATCGTGCAATGGGAAGGGCCAGTGGACACATCTATTCCTGGAGTTTACAGC TGGGAACAAGTAATGGAAATGGGTTCTAAAGAGCCGGACACGCAACTCAACAATATATTGAAATCTATTTCTGTAAACGAATGCTGCACACTCGTTTACAct TCTGGAACAGTGGGTCAACCAAAGGCCGTAATGCTCTCTCACGACAACCTCACGTGGGACGCGTACACAATATCGGAAAGAGTTGGCGACTTGAGGCCGACTTACGACTGTCTTGTTTCCTTCTTACCTCTCAGTCACGTCGCTGCAcag GTGGTGGACATCTATACGACACTGACAAATGCGGTGACTGTGTATTTCGCACAACCAGATGCCTTGAAGGGAAGTCTCGTTGAGACGTTGAAAGAAGTTCGGCCGACGAG ATTCTTAGCGGTGCCGAGAGTATGGGAAAAAATGCACGAGAAGATTATGGCAGTGGGAGCATCCAGCGGCGCCATGAAGCGTTACATTGCCACCTGGGCCAAAGACAAAGGAACTCAACATCATTTAGCGAGAATCAACgg GCAAGACGGCAGCTCGTGCGGATACAAAATGGCAAAGTCATTGGTGTTCAGCAAAGTGCGCGATAACCTCGGACTGGACCGCTGTACCACCTTCGTGACGGCAGCCGCGCCCCTTTCTCCCGAAATCAAAAAGTTCTTCTTGTCTCTGGATATACCGATCATGGATGCATTCGGCATGAGTGAAGCCGCTGGTGCCCATACCCTCAGCATATACCCCAA atTTAAACTGGACTCGTCGGGAGAAATCCTCGAAGGCACCGAAACTAAATTCGACGGTTCGACGAGCATCAACGGTCCCGGCGAAATCTTCATGCGCGGCCGGCACGTGTTCATGGGCTACCTCAACGACGAGGAGAAGACTCGCGCCACCATCGACGACGAGGGCTGGCTGCACTCGGGAGACGTGGGCAGACTAGACAGCAATAACTTGCTATACATCACTGGCAGGATAAAG GAATTATTGATAACAGCGGGAGGTGAGAACATCGCACCGGTTCTGATTGAGCAAACCGTACAATCCGAACTCTTACACGTCGGATACGCTGTCCTTATCGGAGACAAACGAAAATTCCTCTCCATTTTACTGACACTAAAG GCGAAAGTGAACAGTAACACCGGCGACGCACTCGATGAATTGGACACAGAGACAAGAAAATGGGTGGCGAATCTCGGCAGCAAGGCCACCACAATTAGCGAGATTGTCCGTACCAAAGATCCACTT GTATATAAGGCTATAGAAGACGGTATTGCACGCGCAAACAAGCATGCTATTTCGAATGCGCAAAAGATCCAGAAGTTTGCTATCCTCCCCGCCGATTTCTCTTTGAATTCCGGAGAGTTGG GACCAACGTTAAAGATCAAAAGAAATGTTGTATACGAAAAGTACAAGGACATCATAGAAGGATTCTACAAGGAATAA